A segment of the Collimonas fungivorans genome:
ATTACCTTTAGAGATTACATAACTTGTTGATTTAATTGATTTTATGTTTTCTCAATATCGCAATTTATAGGGTGACTATAGAGAGTAATAGTTTAATTATTTGCCTTACGGAAAATTTCAACTATTCTGTCAATTGATGTCCTCGAGGCATCTTTTCAAAGCCAATTGTTTCCAGCGAGAGCAGGGTTGAAATAACGTCCTGACTCGGTTTGCAGATGCCAAATAATTTCAAGATTGAATCAACCGTAAGGGAAACAATGATGCAGATTTTTATCAAATCAGCAGATAACTCTATAAATACCACGCTTGAGGTTGAGCTCTCAGACACTATCGAATACGTTTATGCGAAAACTCAAGACAAAACAGGAATCACCTTTGACAAATTTTTGCTGATGTATGCCTACAAAAATCTGGAAAAAGGCAAGCGGGTATCA
Coding sequences within it:
- a CDS encoding ubiquitin-like protein, giving the protein MMQIFIKSADNSINTTLEVELSDTIEYVYAKTQDKTGITFDKFLLMYAYKNLEKGKRVSDYGIKENSIVAMALR